AGCATACTCAGTGAATCAAGAAAAAGAGGAGGTTCCGGCAGCATCATATAGAGCATATTGCTGAATGAGGGAATACTGAGAAAAAATCCCAGAAGAACTGACAGAATAATCACCGGAGCTGAGACTGAATGGGTCCCTTTCTCTTCATGATGAACAAATAAGAAACGAATCGCCATGACGAAAAAGCTCAGGGGGATAATTAAAGCTACAAAACGGATAGGTAGAATACCTATGGACTGCTCAGGATCAAAACCGATCAGCAGAAAAGAAAACGCTGCTGCGGCAAGCCCAAAGCTGATCCCCGACGAAAAAATGCGGCTCACAGCTGTTGAAACGACCTCAAGACGCCCTGAAAAGACATCCCTGCCGGAAGTAAGGGAGAGATGAGCATTCTCTTTGGATGCGATCATCCCCGCCAGAAATGCAACCCAGAGGACCGCATGACTGATATAAGCCTCTGCCGCCCGTATACCGTTATTGAATATGAGACGGGAGAGAATTTCCAGAACGGGAATAAAAGCCAGTATAAGGAAAACCAGAACAGCTGTGGAGAACTCAATCTTTGTGAGGATTTTCCTTACCAATTTCACCTGGCTTTCCTGAAGGCTTCAATTTTAGAATGAATGTTGTTATAAACCTCATCACTGATTCCCTTACCGGGACCTACGATCATGGGATAACCATCCTTGAAAAGATCTCTCCAGGCCTGCATATCTTCAGCAGAGGGAGAAAGGACCTTCAAATCATGTTCCTTCATGACACGGAGCCCCTCCTGATTCAGTTTATCTGTCTCAATGAAAAACTCGTGAGCAACCTCTTCCATGGCCGCTTTAAAATCGTCATGATAACGGGCCGGAATCTTCCGCCATGCCCTTTCTGAAAGAACGATTCCTCCGATAACAGGGGCCATAGGCATGGGATTCATATTCTTGGCAAAGGCGAACCATTGATAGGCCGCCGCAGCCATTGGAATGGAATAAAAGGAATCTATCATTCCGCTCTGAAGTCCCATAAGAGTATCATTCATCCCCAGTGGGATAACCTTGAAATCAAGAGCCTTGAAGGCGTCCATCATCTCGGGACTGTCTGGTGAAACAGCGACTCTTGTCTTTCTCAGATCGTCAGGCGTATTTACTTCGGTATTGGAGAAGAAATTAACCCAGCCTGATTTAGACCAGACCATAACTTCAAATCCCTTTTCCTGAAAATCCTTATTAAAAGAGGGAACCAGTTCCTCCATAACGAAATCAAGCTCTTCTTCTGTCTGCACCAGAAAAGGAAGGCTTAACACAAGACAGTCGGAAACGATTTCAGTCATACCCATATTTGTCATAACAGCCGCATCCAGCTGACCGATCCGCATCTTCCGGACCATATCACCTTCGGTTCCGGCAATACCACCGGGATAGATTTTAAGAGTAACCCTACCGCCGCTGATATCTTTCCATTCACGAGCCATTTTTTTCAGGGTTTTATCCCAGGATGAACCCTCTGGAAAGAGGCTGCCCATCTTGATTGTCAGTGCGGAAAGAGAAGTTGTGCTTACAAAAAGAAGCACAAGGAGAAAAGATAAAATCTTTTTTAGTTTAACATTCATATACTACCATTATATCCCATTACATATGTCGATTCATTAAAAATCAATTAAAAAATAGTCTTCCCTGTGGTCTAGAAGCCACTGGGCTTTTTCCTGAGAAATTATCACAGTAAGCTGAGTATCAGGATCCTCGTAGGGGTCTACAGCCAGAGCTCTGGTCAGAAGGTTTTCGAACTCGGAATAATCCTGATTTTTCACTGAAAAACTGCTTGCCAGGGAGATGTAGGTTCCAGGGTTTTTCCCATCTGACAGAGCCACTGATCTGGCAAAATGGAAACGGGCTCTATCTTCTTCATCTTCTGAAATATTGAATTGTTTATAGTACTTCTCTTCAAAAGCACCGGCGGTCTCGGGAGCCGTCAAAAGAGCATTTTCAATTATTGCAGGAGGCACTGAGGCCCAGATAGTCAGCATAAGATCATGAATGCTGCCGTTTCCGTACTCCTCATCCAGATCCAAAGCTCTGAAAAGAAATGCCAGGGGAAGATGTACTGTCTGTGCGAGTTCCATATCAAAGGGATTACAGGAAAAGGCACCCAGCCATCCGGCAGCAGCCCAGTAAAGGGCGTTAACCTGATCTTTATCGGCTTCTTTCAGAAAGCTGTCCGGATCCAGTGCCAGAAGTTCTTCACCGTCCTTGATCTCAAGAAAGAGACTTTGCAGAATATAGTTCCTGCCCCGCAGATACATCTTACGTGATCTCTCAAGCATCTTTTCCTGCTTAAGATATTCCTCATCTCCCAGCATGGATGCAGGAGTCTGAATAAAGCCGTTGGCATACATGACAAAGGCCTTGCCGGCTGCCAGTTTCAAGGCCGAATCTTCAGGATTCATATCCATCAGGAGTTCATACATTTTAAGTGTGAAAGGGAGGGCATCAGCTATAAGCTGAGGATCATCGTCCCGGGTGAAAGCTCCGGCTCCGGAGTCGGAAGAGAGCATATCCGATAACTTGTTGACCGCCATCTTTTCTATTGAACGGCAGGAGCCAAGGAATATGGAAGCCACAAGCAGGATAATAATGGAATAATGAATACTCTTTTTCATAAGGATAACACTATAAGAATATTTCTG
The sequence above is drawn from the Oceanispirochaeta sp. M1 genome and encodes:
- the dctP gene encoding TRAP transporter substrate-binding protein DctP: MNVKLKKILSFLLVLLFVSTTSLSALTIKMGSLFPEGSSWDKTLKKMAREWKDISGGRVTLKIYPGGIAGTEGDMVRKMRIGQLDAAVMTNMGMTEIVSDCLVLSLPFLVQTEEELDFVMEELVPSFNKDFQEKGFEVMVWSKSGWVNFFSNTEVNTPDDLRKTRVAVSPDSPEMMDAFKALDFKVIPLGMNDTLMGLQSGMIDSFYSIPMAAAAYQWFAFAKNMNPMPMAPVIGGIVLSERAWRKIPARYHDDFKAAMEEVAHEFFIETDKLNQEGLRVMKEHDLKVLSPSAEDMQAWRDLFKDGYPMIVGPGKGISDEVYNNIHSKIEAFRKAR
- a CDS encoding TRAP transporter TatT component family protein: MKKSIHYSIIILLVASIFLGSCRSIEKMAVNKLSDMLSSDSGAGAFTRDDDPQLIADALPFTLKMYELLMDMNPEDSALKLAAGKAFVMYANGFIQTPASMLGDEEYLKQEKMLERSRKMYLRGRNYILQSLFLEIKDGEELLALDPDSFLKEADKDQVNALYWAAAGWLGAFSCNPFDMELAQTVHLPLAFLFRALDLDEEYGNGSIHDLMLTIWASVPPAIIENALLTAPETAGAFEEKYYKQFNISEDEEDRARFHFARSVALSDGKNPGTYISLASSFSVKNQDYSEFENLLTRALAVDPYEDPDTQLTVIISQEKAQWLLDHREDYFLIDF